The Ziziphus jujuba cultivar Dongzao chromosome 1, ASM3175591v1 genome segment taaagaaatctctgtgtggagtgacatggtaggatgctgcagtatcgactacccactcaacatcttgggttgatatatgaaggcatgtctcttcttcggtggagcagagcgccacttctcctgtacaagtgactagtgtctctccatccttcttcggctgattaccttggagtctctgctctctcaacaactttctgcagttcttcttcatgtgaccctccaggccacaatgatagcacttatacgatgattttctgccgtctgtagatctgcctctgctcttgctcctgcctctccccctatctcgaccacctctttgctgtcttcctctctctgtgacgagggcatgtgactgatccatgccaatgtcctttctcctggcctcttcattaaatagggcatccttaaccatagacagagtaagtttgccattcggggccgaattgctgagagagactaccaatgtctcccaactgtctggaagagagcttagaagtaggagggcctgatcctcatcccctagttggtaatccacagcagatagttgatttaccaagctctggaactcactggtatgctcggctacagaagttccactctgtaatgtgagatgtaccaatcgcttaagcaacagggctttgttccgagcagtcttggtctggtacatgtcctccaattttgtccagagggcatatgcatccgtttccttcgctacatgatggaagacactgtggtcgatccattgcctgatctgaccgatcgttttcttgtttaatttcttccattctgctactttgctgggatcggggttttcgcctttagcttctataggatcaaacagatccttacaattgaggagatcttccatccgaggtctccaaagtgtataatttgtggcagtgagcttaaccatagctcccgaagatgattcttccattgacattatggcttgaccaaaaatggagctgaatttggcaaaacggagttaactgttgggtccggaacggccgaaaatggtggacttgactcttccggggtcaaaatataattaccaaacATTTTGGGGCAAACatgtaatttcataaaatttctgggtcaacctgaaaatacagaaactataggggtcagtctgtaatttccaatagttcaggggcttCACCGTACtttcagaaaactacaggggtccTTCTATAATTTCCAAtacttcaggggctgttccgaaatttcaaaaaatacaggggtcaatctgtaatttccaatacttcaggggctgttccgtaatttcagaaaatattgatgaCGTGGCATATGGTGCTGACGTGtcgacacgtggcagatgacgtggctgacgacgtgtcggcTTGCGTGGCAGATGATGTGGCAGGGATgcgctgacgtggctgctgacgtggtcgtcttcaacctccagacggcgcgtgcggcgcgtgggcgcgtgaacagttgcagaaaaatttcagtcggCGCATGCGGGCGCGTGGAACGTCAGTTTTCTGATTTCGTAAGCAATTACGTACGTCCCAATTAGCTAGCTAGCCTCCAATTCACTGCGTTACGACAACTTAATTTCAAAACACTAATCATATCAATATCACGAATAATATATGATCATctgtaaaaacatatatatatatatataatttaaatttaaataggtaattaatttGTGTGACATGGGTACTGACATCACATGGGCACCGAGAGGCCAAGTCTATTACGAAAACATTATAGTTACAGGAAGAGGAGGAATCTGAAacgtatatatatttagttcttTAGCTTATCTGATAATTAGAACACAAACACAGAAACGAAAATAGATAGATCTAAAGAAAGATTTTCTGATAGCTTAGCTTAGCTTcatcatagatatatatatatatatacactcattCATTAATTACTGTTTGGGTGAGAGAGTGTGAGAGAAAATCAGAAAGAAATGGCATCTGGTGGGAATGGTGAAGAGTTGATGGTGAAGAACAAGCAGGTTTTGGCTAAAGACTACATAACTGGGAATCCCAGGGAGTCGGATATGTACCTCACCACTGCCACTACAAAACTGAAGCTGCcagctgaagaagaagaagctgctGTGCTGGTCAAGAACCTCTATCTGTCTTGCGATCCATATATGCGAGGGGTTAAGAATCCTGAACCTGGTCGCCCTCAGTTTTTTGCTCCCAACGCTGTATGTAATttctatattgtatatattataaatatacaaggtaattaaatatgaatatgtAATCTTCATTGTTGACGATCTAATCTCTTCTGTTTTAATTCTATGTTTACATGCGCACAGCCAATAGTTGGATATGGAGTGGGAAAAGTGGTGGATTCAAAGCACCCAGAGTTCAAAGCAGGGGACTTGGTGTGGGGCATAACTACCTGGGAAGAATACAGTGTGATTAAGAGAACGGAAAGCCTCTTCAAAATTCACCACACAGATGTTCCCCTTTCCTACTATACAGGAATTCTTGGTACGTACCATACACACTTAACATCAATTTCAATCAGTTAATGTTACAGACAAAAATACCAATTATATCTTATGTATGATGTATACATATAGGTATGCCTGGTTTGACTGCATATGTTGGTTTGTACGAAATCTGTAAGCCCAAGGCAGGAGAAAAAGTATTCATATCGTCAGCATTCGGTGCGGTTGGTCAGCTGGTTGGGCAATTGGCAAAGCTGATGGGTTGTTATGTTGTTGGAAGCGCGGGAAGTGATGACAAGGTTGAGATATTGAAGAATAAGCTTGGCTTCGACGAAGCCTTCAACTACAAGTCACAGGGGGACTTGGACGCAGCTCTGAAAAGGTACTTCCCGAAGGGCATTGACATCTACTTTGAGAATGTAGGGGGCAAAATGCTGGACGCAGTACTGCTCAACATGAGAGACCATGGCCGCATTGCGGTGTGCGGAATGATATCGCAGTACGATCTCCATGAATCAGAAGGGGTTCGCAACCTGATGGAGCTGGTTCTCAAGCGAATCCGCATGGAGGGATTCACTGTGTTGGAGAATTACCATCTCTATTCAAGCTTCTTGGACACCGTCCTGCCTTATATCGGACTGGGCAAGATTGCTTATGTGGAACATATCGTTCAAGGCCTTCACAATGGCCCTGCTGCTCTTGCCGACCTTTTCACGGGTCTTAATGTTGGAAAAACTCTGCTCCTTGTTGCTCCTCATGATGATTGAATATTCTTTCACCTCCACTTCCTCTCGTTCattgtataataaatatgtCTTGTGtctatctattttataattttttaaagtttaataagtaataattcagtctctctctctctctctctctctctctctctctctctctctttctctctctctctttaatttattttcttctcccatttaatcatttaattagCTTCTTGTCTCTGTATTTTACTGATTATGAGCCACGGAAAAACAAAAGACAGCCCAGTTCCAAAAACAAAACCCCATTTTAAAGGCATTAACAATCGTAAATATCATTTTGGCCTTAAcaacattattatttataaaatttgatatttccaaaaacaaaacccCATTTTAAAGGCATTAACAATCGTAAATATTGTTTTGGCCTTaacaacattattatttttaagatttgatATCGACATAAGCCTTTTATGATAAATttgaatatcaattttaaatttaagcatttacttttaaataataaatgctaaaaaaatgttaatatctTGTTTTAAATCTTATTACATGATAATATGCCAATATTTAAATTACTTTTAccaactaaaattaaaaataataataattaattcaataaATGATATGGTATCCGCAATTTTTATGATAATGGGATTCACTACCAAATTTGCTTGCAGCTTCAAATTTGCAATTgccaattttgaaattttccattgttgaaaacaaaagaaggaattttaccatttttatcAATGTCATAGCACCAGAGATGCTTTAaagtttcttttaaatttaGTGGGGCTACCTAATAGGAGTGTTTCATCAtgcgttttttatttttattttttctttgtaggTGATGAAGTTCATCATTGAGGGGTTTGTATTTTCaagcaaattaataaaataaataaatgattgatTGACAAGCATTGGCACATCCAAAAAGTTTGATACGAAGATCTAAAATAAAACTAGAAGAATTAGTTAAGATAATGAAACTTTGatacaaaaatctaaaataaaatatatgtataataaaatccacaattaaacataatatatgGAAGGCGAAAGTAGGTGGGCACAGTTACCATTTTagaacccaaaagaaaaaaaaaaaaaaaagattaattaatatttataaagtaTGAGATGGTACATCTAATGGTATACGCAGGATAATTCCAATTCAATTTAAACATGTAACCATTTTTCCCATCAATTCAGAACCGAAAGGAGAGAATGATGATAATATGTACTGCATTTTACATTTAGATGTGCAATACTTATTGGAATTGGATTACAAAAAGGAGAGAGGGTTTTCCAGATAACGATGATAATGTAGTAGAAAGAGTGTTTGACGGGTTGCCAATTGTCATTGGTGAGTCTAGATTGTCGTCACTGCTGAGCTGCggccgaggtcgaggtcaaggCCCAACTCAAAGTTGCGGCAATGGGTTGAAATCATTGAATTGTTGGATTGGGCCGGATGTTATCAATTAAGGAATACAATTCAACAACGTAGCAAGACTTGGGCTTTGACTAAATCTAATtgtatatcaatttaaatagaGCACGACTGTAATTTTGATTTGTACTTTTTCCTAGTCCTGGTATCGGAATTGGAATTGTATATCTAATCTACCAATCTGATTTCGTAAGCAATTACGTACGTCCCAATTAGCTAGCTAGCCTCCAATTCACTGCGTTACGACAACTTAATTTCAAAACACTAATCATATCAATATCACGAATAATATATGATCATctgtaaaaacatatatatatatatatatatatatatatatatataatttaaatttaatggcaGCAACAACAAATTAAAGTAGTAAATACTGattgatagagagagagagagagagatagatagATAGTGATC includes the following:
- the LOC125421152 gene encoding 2-alkenal reductase (NADP(+)-dependent)-like, with product MASGGNGEELMVKNKQVLAKDYITGNPRESDMYLTTATTKLKLPAEEEEAAVLVKNLYLSCDPYMRGVKNPEPGRPQFFAPNAPIVGYGVGKVVDSKHPEFKAGDLVWGITTWEEYSVIKRTESLFKIHHTDVPLSYYTGILGMPGLTAYVGLYEICKPKAGEKVFISSAFGAVGQLVGQLAKLMGCYVVGSAGSDDKVEILKNKLGFDEAFNYKSQGDLDAALKRYFPKGIDIYFENVGGKMLDAVLLNMRDHGRIAVCGMISQYDLHESEGVRNLMELVLKRIRMEGFTVLENYHLYSSFLDTVLPYIGLGKIAYVEHIVQGLHNGPAALADLFTGLNVGKTLLLVAPHDD